One window of Magallana gigas chromosome 2, xbMagGiga1.1, whole genome shotgun sequence genomic DNA carries:
- the LOC105324940 gene encoding formin-binding protein 1-like isoform X5, whose translation MSWGIELWDQYDTIASHTQKGIDFCERFTHFLKDRCAIELKYASELKKLVKNYQPKKKEEEEYQQYSWAVKFWEVLKELHDLAGQHEVIAENTQGQVIKDVQILIGEMKQQRRKDLQDGAKVQDTLKDSLAKLDKSRKNYEKAFKMAEKATDDYRKADADINLSRAEVEKTRNQMMIKNNQCDESKNEYAAQLQQTNQHQRDHYTQQMPAVFQQMQSMEENRINKIKSMVRQVADIERSVIPIINTCIDGMVKASDGISAEEDSKAVIDKFKSGFPIPEDIPFEDLSNASVIDTSNANGTPKNSLDSRKGTVSDKKRNKKDKKGGGGLFGIFSSSKIIGLLGEESKEDFSDLPPNQQRKALNKKIEEFKKEIARETAEREGMLKMKDVYVNNPALGDPNALEKKIEENALKIDSLQAEMRKFQGYLANMDGKPSPAGQRRSSLSDDSISQSSTNMEMSQTSIPGQPQIVPNEPEVYTEDWPEPPSDEEFEEERAVELRKKEDKKAIDDEDGDHVGEFDHPEGDFDEEGYPVIGTCRALYPYEAGNEGSVAMGEGEEMFVLEQDQGDGWTRVRKHDNSEGFVPTSYIQCHFYDQDEV comes from the exons aaAACTAGTCAAAAATTATCAgccaaaaaagaaagaagaggAAGAGTACCAACA GTACTCATGGGCAGTGAAGTTCTGGGAGGTGCTAAAGGAGCTACACGACCTGGCTGGTCAGCATGAGGTCATTGCAGAAAACACACAGGGGCAGGTCATCAAAGACGTGCAGATACTGATAGGGGAGATGAAGCAACAGAGGAGAAAA gATTTACAAGATGGTGCCAAAGTACAAGATACACTCAAAGACTCCCTAGCAAAGTTAGATAAA agtcgaaaaaattatgaaaaggcCTTCAAGATGGCAGAAAAAGCCACAGATGACTACAGAAAAGCAGATGCAGACATCAACTTGTCACGAGCAGAAGTGGAGAAG ACTAGAAACCAGATGATGATAAAGAACAACCAGTGTGACGAAAGCAAAAACGAGTATGCTGCTCAGCTACAACAAACCAACCAGCACCAGAGAGATCACTACACACAACAGATGCCTGCAGTATTTCAG CAAATGCAAAGTATGGAGGAGAATAGAATCAATAAGATTAAGTCCATGGTGAGGCAAGTAGCAGACATAGAACGGAGCGTCATACCCATCATCAATACGTGTATAGACGGAATGGTCAAAGCCTCTGACGGAATCAGTGCAGAGGAG GATTCTAAAGCAGTGATAGACAAATTTAAGTCTGGTTTCCCCATACCAGAGGACATTCCTTTTGAGGACCTGAGCAACGCCTCGGTCATTGACACATCCAACGCCAACGGAACCCCCAAAAACTCACTGGACAGCCGCAAAGGCACAGTGTCCGACAAGAAGAGGAATAAAAAGGACAAAAAAGGGGGAGGAGGGTTATTTGGAATATTTTCATCATCAAAG ATCATAGGATTGTTG GGCGAGGAATCAAAAGAGGATTTTAGCGATCTTCCACCAAATCAACAAAGAAAAGCTCTCAACAAGAAAATTGaggaatttaaaaaagagattGCAAGAGAGACAGCTGAAAG GGAAGGGATGCTGAAGATGAAAGATGTCTATGTCAATAATCCAGCTCTAGGAGACCCTAATGCATTAGAAAAGAAGATAGAGGAAAATGCTTTGAAGATAGACAGTTTACAAGCTGAAATGAGAAAATTCCAA GGATATCTTGCCAACATGGATGGCAAACCATCCCCAGCTGGACAGAGGAGAAGCAGTTTATCTGACGACTCAATATCTCAGAGCAGTACAAACATGGAGATGAGCCAGACGTCCATACCGGGACAACCACAGATAGTGCCCAATGAACCAGAAGTCTACAC TGAGGATTGGCCAGAGCCTCCAAG TGATGAGGAGTTTGAGGAGGAACG AGCTGTAGAATTAAGGAAGAAGGAAGATAAGAA AGCTATAGATGATGAGGATGGGGATCACGTTGGAGAGTTTGACCATCCTGAGGGGGATTTTGATGAAGAGGGTTACCCGGTCATTGGAACTTGTCGGGCACTTTATCCTTATGAAG CTGGAAATGAAGGATCGGTGGCTATGGGTGAGGGAGAAGAAATGTTTGTCCTTGAACAAGACCAAGGCGATGGGTGGACGCGGGTTCGCAAACATGACAATTCGGAGGGCTTTGTTCCCACCTCTTACATCCAGTGTCATTTCTATGATCAGGACGAGGTCTAA
- the LOC105324940 gene encoding formin-binding protein 1-like isoform X8, with product MSWGIELWDQYDTIASHTQKGIDFCERFTHFLKDRCAIELKYASELKKLVKNYQPKKKEEEEYQQYSWAVKFWEVLKELHDLAGQHEVIAENTQGQVIKDVQILIGEMKQQRRKDLQDGAKVQDTLKDSLAKLDKSRKNYEKAFKMAEKATDDYRKADADINLSRAEVEKTRNQMMIKNNQCDESKNEYAAQLQQTNQHQRDHYTQQMPAVFQQMQSMEENRINKIKSMVRQVADIERSVIPIINTCIDGMVKASDGISAEEDSKAVIDKFKSGFPIPEDIPFEDLSNASVIDTSNANGTPKNSLDSRKGTVSDKKRNKKDKKGGGGLFGIFSSSKSGRIRIIGLLGEESKEDFSDLPPNQQRKALNKKIEEFKKEIARETAEREGMLKMKDVYVNNPALGDPNALEKKIEENALKIDSLQAEMRKFQGYLANMDGKPSPAGQRRSSLSDDSISQSSTNMEMSQTSIPGQPQIVPNEPEVYTEDWPEPPSDEEFEEERAIDDEDGDHVGEFDHPEGDFDEEGYPVIGTCRALYPYEAGNEGSVAMGEGEEMFVLEQDQGDGWTRVRKHDNSEGFVPTSYIQCHFYDQDEV from the exons aaAACTAGTCAAAAATTATCAgccaaaaaagaaagaagaggAAGAGTACCAACA GTACTCATGGGCAGTGAAGTTCTGGGAGGTGCTAAAGGAGCTACACGACCTGGCTGGTCAGCATGAGGTCATTGCAGAAAACACACAGGGGCAGGTCATCAAAGACGTGCAGATACTGATAGGGGAGATGAAGCAACAGAGGAGAAAA gATTTACAAGATGGTGCCAAAGTACAAGATACACTCAAAGACTCCCTAGCAAAGTTAGATAAA agtcgaaaaaattatgaaaaggcCTTCAAGATGGCAGAAAAAGCCACAGATGACTACAGAAAAGCAGATGCAGACATCAACTTGTCACGAGCAGAAGTGGAGAAG ACTAGAAACCAGATGATGATAAAGAACAACCAGTGTGACGAAAGCAAAAACGAGTATGCTGCTCAGCTACAACAAACCAACCAGCACCAGAGAGATCACTACACACAACAGATGCCTGCAGTATTTCAG CAAATGCAAAGTATGGAGGAGAATAGAATCAATAAGATTAAGTCCATGGTGAGGCAAGTAGCAGACATAGAACGGAGCGTCATACCCATCATCAATACGTGTATAGACGGAATGGTCAAAGCCTCTGACGGAATCAGTGCAGAGGAG GATTCTAAAGCAGTGATAGACAAATTTAAGTCTGGTTTCCCCATACCAGAGGACATTCCTTTTGAGGACCTGAGCAACGCCTCGGTCATTGACACATCCAACGCCAACGGAACCCCCAAAAACTCACTGGACAGCCGCAAAGGCACAGTGTCCGACAAGAAGAGGAATAAAAAGGACAAAAAAGGGGGAGGAGGGTTATTTGGAATATTTTCATCATCAAAG TCTGGAAGAATTCGG ATCATAGGATTGTTG GGCGAGGAATCAAAAGAGGATTTTAGCGATCTTCCACCAAATCAACAAAGAAAAGCTCTCAACAAGAAAATTGaggaatttaaaaaagagattGCAAGAGAGACAGCTGAAAG GGAAGGGATGCTGAAGATGAAAGATGTCTATGTCAATAATCCAGCTCTAGGAGACCCTAATGCATTAGAAAAGAAGATAGAGGAAAATGCTTTGAAGATAGACAGTTTACAAGCTGAAATGAGAAAATTCCAA GGATATCTTGCCAACATGGATGGCAAACCATCCCCAGCTGGACAGAGGAGAAGCAGTTTATCTGACGACTCAATATCTCAGAGCAGTACAAACATGGAGATGAGCCAGACGTCCATACCGGGACAACCACAGATAGTGCCCAATGAACCAGAAGTCTACAC TGAGGATTGGCCAGAGCCTCCAAG TGATGAGGAGTTTGAGGAGGAACG AGCTATAGATGATGAGGATGGGGATCACGTTGGAGAGTTTGACCATCCTGAGGGGGATTTTGATGAAGAGGGTTACCCGGTCATTGGAACTTGTCGGGCACTTTATCCTTATGAAG CTGGAAATGAAGGATCGGTGGCTATGGGTGAGGGAGAAGAAATGTTTGTCCTTGAACAAGACCAAGGCGATGGGTGGACGCGGGTTCGCAAACATGACAATTCGGAGGGCTTTGTTCCCACCTCTTACATCCAGTGTCATTTCTATGATCAGGACGAGGTCTAA
- the LOC105324940 gene encoding formin-binding protein 1-like isoform X3: MSWGIELWDQYDTIASHTQKGIDFCERFTHFLKDRCAIELKYASELKKLVKNYQPKKKEEEEYQQYSWAVKFWEVLKELHDLAGQHEVIAENTQGQVIKDVQILIGEMKQQRRKDLQDGAKVQDTLKDSLAKLDKSRKNYEKAFKMAEKATDDYRKADADINLSRAEVEKTRNQMMIKNNQCDESKNEYAAQLQQTNQHQRDHYTQQMPAVFQQMQSMEENRINKIKSMVRQVADIERSVIPIINTCIDGMVKASDGISAEEDSKAVIDKFKSGFPIPEDIPFEDLSNASVIDTSNANGTPKNSLDSRKGTVSDKKRNKKDKKGGGGLFGIFSSSKATINKGEESKEDFSDLPPNQQRKALNKKIEEFKKEIARETAEREGMLKMKDVYVNNPALGDPNALEKKIEENALKIDSLQAEMRKFQGYLANMDGKPSPAGQRRSSLSDDSISQSSTNMEMSQTSIPGQPQIVPNEPEVYTEDWPEPPSDEEFEEERAVELRKKEDKKAIDDEDGDHVGEFDHPEGDFDEEGYPVIGTCRALYPYEAGNEGSVAMGEGEEMFVLEQDQGDGWTRVRKHDNSEGFVPTSYIQCHFYDQDEV, from the exons aaAACTAGTCAAAAATTATCAgccaaaaaagaaagaagaggAAGAGTACCAACA GTACTCATGGGCAGTGAAGTTCTGGGAGGTGCTAAAGGAGCTACACGACCTGGCTGGTCAGCATGAGGTCATTGCAGAAAACACACAGGGGCAGGTCATCAAAGACGTGCAGATACTGATAGGGGAGATGAAGCAACAGAGGAGAAAA gATTTACAAGATGGTGCCAAAGTACAAGATACACTCAAAGACTCCCTAGCAAAGTTAGATAAA agtcgaaaaaattatgaaaaggcCTTCAAGATGGCAGAAAAAGCCACAGATGACTACAGAAAAGCAGATGCAGACATCAACTTGTCACGAGCAGAAGTGGAGAAG ACTAGAAACCAGATGATGATAAAGAACAACCAGTGTGACGAAAGCAAAAACGAGTATGCTGCTCAGCTACAACAAACCAACCAGCACCAGAGAGATCACTACACACAACAGATGCCTGCAGTATTTCAG CAAATGCAAAGTATGGAGGAGAATAGAATCAATAAGATTAAGTCCATGGTGAGGCAAGTAGCAGACATAGAACGGAGCGTCATACCCATCATCAATACGTGTATAGACGGAATGGTCAAAGCCTCTGACGGAATCAGTGCAGAGGAG GATTCTAAAGCAGTGATAGACAAATTTAAGTCTGGTTTCCCCATACCAGAGGACATTCCTTTTGAGGACCTGAGCAACGCCTCGGTCATTGACACATCCAACGCCAACGGAACCCCCAAAAACTCACTGGACAGCCGCAAAGGCACAGTGTCCGACAAGAAGAGGAATAAAAAGGACAAAAAAGGGGGAGGAGGGTTATTTGGAATATTTTCATCATCAAAG gCCACAATTAACAAA GGCGAGGAATCAAAAGAGGATTTTAGCGATCTTCCACCAAATCAACAAAGAAAAGCTCTCAACAAGAAAATTGaggaatttaaaaaagagattGCAAGAGAGACAGCTGAAAG GGAAGGGATGCTGAAGATGAAAGATGTCTATGTCAATAATCCAGCTCTAGGAGACCCTAATGCATTAGAAAAGAAGATAGAGGAAAATGCTTTGAAGATAGACAGTTTACAAGCTGAAATGAGAAAATTCCAA GGATATCTTGCCAACATGGATGGCAAACCATCCCCAGCTGGACAGAGGAGAAGCAGTTTATCTGACGACTCAATATCTCAGAGCAGTACAAACATGGAGATGAGCCAGACGTCCATACCGGGACAACCACAGATAGTGCCCAATGAACCAGAAGTCTACAC TGAGGATTGGCCAGAGCCTCCAAG TGATGAGGAGTTTGAGGAGGAACG AGCTGTAGAATTAAGGAAGAAGGAAGATAAGAA AGCTATAGATGATGAGGATGGGGATCACGTTGGAGAGTTTGACCATCCTGAGGGGGATTTTGATGAAGAGGGTTACCCGGTCATTGGAACTTGTCGGGCACTTTATCCTTATGAAG CTGGAAATGAAGGATCGGTGGCTATGGGTGAGGGAGAAGAAATGTTTGTCCTTGAACAAGACCAAGGCGATGGGTGGACGCGGGTTCGCAAACATGACAATTCGGAGGGCTTTGTTCCCACCTCTTACATCCAGTGTCATTTCTATGATCAGGACGAGGTCTAA
- the LOC105324940 gene encoding formin-binding protein 1-like isoform X4, translating to MSWGIELWDQYDTIASHTQKGIDFCERFTHFLKDRCAIELKYASELKKLVKNYQPKKKEEEEYQQYSWAVKFWEVLKELHDLAGQHEVIAENTQGQVIKDVQILIGEMKQQRRKDLQDGAKVQDTLKDSLAKLDKSRKNYEKAFKMAEKATDDYRKADADINLSRAEVEKTRNQMMIKNNQCDESKNEYAAQLQQTNQHQRDHYTQQMPAVFQQMQSMEENRINKIKSMVRQVADIERSVIPIINTCIDGMVKASDGISAEEDSKAVIDKFKSGFPIPEDIPFEDLSNASVIDTSNANGTPKNSLDSRKGTVSDKKRNKKDKKGGGGLFGIFSSSKSGRIRGEESKEDFSDLPPNQQRKALNKKIEEFKKEIARETAEREGMLKMKDVYVNNPALGDPNALEKKIEENALKIDSLQAEMRKFQGYLANMDGKPSPAGQRRSSLSDDSISQSSTNMEMSQTSIPGQPQIVPNEPEVYTEDWPEPPSDEEFEEERAVELRKKEDKKAIDDEDGDHVGEFDHPEGDFDEEGYPVIGTCRALYPYEAGNEGSVAMGEGEEMFVLEQDQGDGWTRVRKHDNSEGFVPTSYIQCHFYDQDEV from the exons aaAACTAGTCAAAAATTATCAgccaaaaaagaaagaagaggAAGAGTACCAACA GTACTCATGGGCAGTGAAGTTCTGGGAGGTGCTAAAGGAGCTACACGACCTGGCTGGTCAGCATGAGGTCATTGCAGAAAACACACAGGGGCAGGTCATCAAAGACGTGCAGATACTGATAGGGGAGATGAAGCAACAGAGGAGAAAA gATTTACAAGATGGTGCCAAAGTACAAGATACACTCAAAGACTCCCTAGCAAAGTTAGATAAA agtcgaaaaaattatgaaaaggcCTTCAAGATGGCAGAAAAAGCCACAGATGACTACAGAAAAGCAGATGCAGACATCAACTTGTCACGAGCAGAAGTGGAGAAG ACTAGAAACCAGATGATGATAAAGAACAACCAGTGTGACGAAAGCAAAAACGAGTATGCTGCTCAGCTACAACAAACCAACCAGCACCAGAGAGATCACTACACACAACAGATGCCTGCAGTATTTCAG CAAATGCAAAGTATGGAGGAGAATAGAATCAATAAGATTAAGTCCATGGTGAGGCAAGTAGCAGACATAGAACGGAGCGTCATACCCATCATCAATACGTGTATAGACGGAATGGTCAAAGCCTCTGACGGAATCAGTGCAGAGGAG GATTCTAAAGCAGTGATAGACAAATTTAAGTCTGGTTTCCCCATACCAGAGGACATTCCTTTTGAGGACCTGAGCAACGCCTCGGTCATTGACACATCCAACGCCAACGGAACCCCCAAAAACTCACTGGACAGCCGCAAAGGCACAGTGTCCGACAAGAAGAGGAATAAAAAGGACAAAAAAGGGGGAGGAGGGTTATTTGGAATATTTTCATCATCAAAG TCTGGAAGAATTCGG GGCGAGGAATCAAAAGAGGATTTTAGCGATCTTCCACCAAATCAACAAAGAAAAGCTCTCAACAAGAAAATTGaggaatttaaaaaagagattGCAAGAGAGACAGCTGAAAG GGAAGGGATGCTGAAGATGAAAGATGTCTATGTCAATAATCCAGCTCTAGGAGACCCTAATGCATTAGAAAAGAAGATAGAGGAAAATGCTTTGAAGATAGACAGTTTACAAGCTGAAATGAGAAAATTCCAA GGATATCTTGCCAACATGGATGGCAAACCATCCCCAGCTGGACAGAGGAGAAGCAGTTTATCTGACGACTCAATATCTCAGAGCAGTACAAACATGGAGATGAGCCAGACGTCCATACCGGGACAACCACAGATAGTGCCCAATGAACCAGAAGTCTACAC TGAGGATTGGCCAGAGCCTCCAAG TGATGAGGAGTTTGAGGAGGAACG AGCTGTAGAATTAAGGAAGAAGGAAGATAAGAA AGCTATAGATGATGAGGATGGGGATCACGTTGGAGAGTTTGACCATCCTGAGGGGGATTTTGATGAAGAGGGTTACCCGGTCATTGGAACTTGTCGGGCACTTTATCCTTATGAAG CTGGAAATGAAGGATCGGTGGCTATGGGTGAGGGAGAAGAAATGTTTGTCCTTGAACAAGACCAAGGCGATGGGTGGACGCGGGTTCGCAAACATGACAATTCGGAGGGCTTTGTTCCCACCTCTTACATCCAGTGTCATTTCTATGATCAGGACGAGGTCTAA
- the LOC105324940 gene encoding formin-binding protein 1-like isoform X10, with protein sequence MSWGIELWDQYDTIASHTQKGIDFCERFTHFLKDRCAIELKYASELKKLVKNYQPKKKEEEEYQQYSWAVKFWEVLKELHDLAGQHEVIAENTQGQVIKDVQILIGEMKQQRRKDLQDGAKVQDTLKDSLAKLDKSRKNYEKAFKMAEKATDDYRKADADINLSRAEVEKTRNQMMIKNNQCDESKNEYAAQLQQTNQHQRDHYTQQMPAVFQQMQSMEENRINKIKSMVRQVADIERSVIPIINTCIDGMVKASDGISAEEDSKAVIDKFKSGFPIPEDIPFEDLSNASVIDTSNANGTPKNSLDSRKGTVSDKKRNKKDKKGGGGLFGIFSSSKSGRIRIIGLLGEESKEDFSDLPPNQQRKALNKKIEEFKKEIARETAEREGMLKMKDVYVNNPALGDPNALEKKIEENALKIDSLQAEMRKFQGYLANMDGKPSPAGQRRSSLSDDSISQSSTNMEMSQTSIPGQPQIVPNEPEVYTEDWPEPPRAIDDEDGDHVGEFDHPEGDFDEEGYPVIGTCRALYPYEAGNEGSVAMGEGEEMFVLEQDQGDGWTRVRKHDNSEGFVPTSYIQCHFYDQDEV encoded by the exons aaAACTAGTCAAAAATTATCAgccaaaaaagaaagaagaggAAGAGTACCAACA GTACTCATGGGCAGTGAAGTTCTGGGAGGTGCTAAAGGAGCTACACGACCTGGCTGGTCAGCATGAGGTCATTGCAGAAAACACACAGGGGCAGGTCATCAAAGACGTGCAGATACTGATAGGGGAGATGAAGCAACAGAGGAGAAAA gATTTACAAGATGGTGCCAAAGTACAAGATACACTCAAAGACTCCCTAGCAAAGTTAGATAAA agtcgaaaaaattatgaaaaggcCTTCAAGATGGCAGAAAAAGCCACAGATGACTACAGAAAAGCAGATGCAGACATCAACTTGTCACGAGCAGAAGTGGAGAAG ACTAGAAACCAGATGATGATAAAGAACAACCAGTGTGACGAAAGCAAAAACGAGTATGCTGCTCAGCTACAACAAACCAACCAGCACCAGAGAGATCACTACACACAACAGATGCCTGCAGTATTTCAG CAAATGCAAAGTATGGAGGAGAATAGAATCAATAAGATTAAGTCCATGGTGAGGCAAGTAGCAGACATAGAACGGAGCGTCATACCCATCATCAATACGTGTATAGACGGAATGGTCAAAGCCTCTGACGGAATCAGTGCAGAGGAG GATTCTAAAGCAGTGATAGACAAATTTAAGTCTGGTTTCCCCATACCAGAGGACATTCCTTTTGAGGACCTGAGCAACGCCTCGGTCATTGACACATCCAACGCCAACGGAACCCCCAAAAACTCACTGGACAGCCGCAAAGGCACAGTGTCCGACAAGAAGAGGAATAAAAAGGACAAAAAAGGGGGAGGAGGGTTATTTGGAATATTTTCATCATCAAAG TCTGGAAGAATTCGG ATCATAGGATTGTTG GGCGAGGAATCAAAAGAGGATTTTAGCGATCTTCCACCAAATCAACAAAGAAAAGCTCTCAACAAGAAAATTGaggaatttaaaaaagagattGCAAGAGAGACAGCTGAAAG GGAAGGGATGCTGAAGATGAAAGATGTCTATGTCAATAATCCAGCTCTAGGAGACCCTAATGCATTAGAAAAGAAGATAGAGGAAAATGCTTTGAAGATAGACAGTTTACAAGCTGAAATGAGAAAATTCCAA GGATATCTTGCCAACATGGATGGCAAACCATCCCCAGCTGGACAGAGGAGAAGCAGTTTATCTGACGACTCAATATCTCAGAGCAGTACAAACATGGAGATGAGCCAGACGTCCATACCGGGACAACCACAGATAGTGCCCAATGAACCAGAAGTCTACAC TGAGGATTGGCCAGAGCCTCCAAG AGCTATAGATGATGAGGATGGGGATCACGTTGGAGAGTTTGACCATCCTGAGGGGGATTTTGATGAAGAGGGTTACCCGGTCATTGGAACTTGTCGGGCACTTTATCCTTATGAAG CTGGAAATGAAGGATCGGTGGCTATGGGTGAGGGAGAAGAAATGTTTGTCCTTGAACAAGACCAAGGCGATGGGTGGACGCGGGTTCGCAAACATGACAATTCGGAGGGCTTTGTTCCCACCTCTTACATCCAGTGTCATTTCTATGATCAGGACGAGGTCTAA
- the LOC105324940 gene encoding formin-binding protein 1-like isoform X7, whose protein sequence is MSWGIELWDQYDTIASHTQKGIDFCERFTHFLKDRCAIELKYASELKKLVKNYQPKKKEEEEYQQYSWAVKFWEVLKELHDLAGQHEVIAENTQGQVIKDVQILIGEMKQQRRKDLQDGAKVQDTLKDSLAKLDKSRKNYEKAFKMAEKATDDYRKADADINLSRAEVEKTRNQMMIKNNQCDESKNEYAAQLQQTNQHQRDHYTQQMPAVFQQMQSMEENRINKIKSMVRQVADIERSVIPIINTCIDGMVKASDGISAEEDSKAVIDKFKSGFPIPEDIPFEDLSNASVIDTSNANGTPKNSLDSRKGTVSDKKRNKKDKKGGGGLFGIFSSSKGEESKEDFSDLPPNQQRKALNKKIEEFKKEIARETAEREGMLKMKDVYVNNPALGDPNALEKKIEENALKIDSLQAEMRKFQGYLANMDGKPSPAGQRRSSLSDDSISQSSTNMEMSQTSIPGQPQIVPNEPEVYTEDWPEPPSDEEFEEERAVELRKKEDKKAIDDEDGDHVGEFDHPEGDFDEEGYPVIGTCRALYPYEAGNEGSVAMGEGEEMFVLEQDQGDGWTRVRKHDNSEGFVPTSYIQCHFYDQDEV, encoded by the exons aaAACTAGTCAAAAATTATCAgccaaaaaagaaagaagaggAAGAGTACCAACA GTACTCATGGGCAGTGAAGTTCTGGGAGGTGCTAAAGGAGCTACACGACCTGGCTGGTCAGCATGAGGTCATTGCAGAAAACACACAGGGGCAGGTCATCAAAGACGTGCAGATACTGATAGGGGAGATGAAGCAACAGAGGAGAAAA gATTTACAAGATGGTGCCAAAGTACAAGATACACTCAAAGACTCCCTAGCAAAGTTAGATAAA agtcgaaaaaattatgaaaaggcCTTCAAGATGGCAGAAAAAGCCACAGATGACTACAGAAAAGCAGATGCAGACATCAACTTGTCACGAGCAGAAGTGGAGAAG ACTAGAAACCAGATGATGATAAAGAACAACCAGTGTGACGAAAGCAAAAACGAGTATGCTGCTCAGCTACAACAAACCAACCAGCACCAGAGAGATCACTACACACAACAGATGCCTGCAGTATTTCAG CAAATGCAAAGTATGGAGGAGAATAGAATCAATAAGATTAAGTCCATGGTGAGGCAAGTAGCAGACATAGAACGGAGCGTCATACCCATCATCAATACGTGTATAGACGGAATGGTCAAAGCCTCTGACGGAATCAGTGCAGAGGAG GATTCTAAAGCAGTGATAGACAAATTTAAGTCTGGTTTCCCCATACCAGAGGACATTCCTTTTGAGGACCTGAGCAACGCCTCGGTCATTGACACATCCAACGCCAACGGAACCCCCAAAAACTCACTGGACAGCCGCAAAGGCACAGTGTCCGACAAGAAGAGGAATAAAAAGGACAAAAAAGGGGGAGGAGGGTTATTTGGAATATTTTCATCATCAAAG GGCGAGGAATCAAAAGAGGATTTTAGCGATCTTCCACCAAATCAACAAAGAAAAGCTCTCAACAAGAAAATTGaggaatttaaaaaagagattGCAAGAGAGACAGCTGAAAG GGAAGGGATGCTGAAGATGAAAGATGTCTATGTCAATAATCCAGCTCTAGGAGACCCTAATGCATTAGAAAAGAAGATAGAGGAAAATGCTTTGAAGATAGACAGTTTACAAGCTGAAATGAGAAAATTCCAA GGATATCTTGCCAACATGGATGGCAAACCATCCCCAGCTGGACAGAGGAGAAGCAGTTTATCTGACGACTCAATATCTCAGAGCAGTACAAACATGGAGATGAGCCAGACGTCCATACCGGGACAACCACAGATAGTGCCCAATGAACCAGAAGTCTACAC TGAGGATTGGCCAGAGCCTCCAAG TGATGAGGAGTTTGAGGAGGAACG AGCTGTAGAATTAAGGAAGAAGGAAGATAAGAA AGCTATAGATGATGAGGATGGGGATCACGTTGGAGAGTTTGACCATCCTGAGGGGGATTTTGATGAAGAGGGTTACCCGGTCATTGGAACTTGTCGGGCACTTTATCCTTATGAAG CTGGAAATGAAGGATCGGTGGCTATGGGTGAGGGAGAAGAAATGTTTGTCCTTGAACAAGACCAAGGCGATGGGTGGACGCGGGTTCGCAAACATGACAATTCGGAGGGCTTTGTTCCCACCTCTTACATCCAGTGTCATTTCTATGATCAGGACGAGGTCTAA